The Chondrinema litorale genome includes a window with the following:
- a CDS encoding bifunctional aldolase/short-chain dehydrogenase, translating to MNIVSKEFKYVDYLWDDEKAAKLEGDEVALLLYRSNMLGADLRVTNYGGGNTSCKTIEKDPLTGEETEVMWIKGSGGDIGTLKRSGLAGLYQNRLHDLKKIYRGLEHEDEMVALFNHCIYDLDSKAPSIDTPLHGFLPFKHIDHLHPDALIAIAASKDSKKITDELFEGTMGWVPWQRPGFDLGLKLAACLEENPGIRGIVLENHGLFTWGDTAYECYINSLEVIEKASSYLEESIKGKPVFGGTVIESLKPENRKAQASSIAPLLRGLCSSENRMVGHFTDSDRVLEFINSKDLDKLAPMGTSCPDHFLRTKIRPLVLNFAADEDLSDANAIKEKLTPLFEDYRAYYKEYYDSHKRDNSPAVRDANPVVILWPGVGMFTFAKNKQTARVASEFYVNAINVMRGAEAVSSYTSLPLQEAFDIEYWLLEEAKLQRMPKEQPLSRKVALITGGGGGIGKAIADKLAAEGACVVLTDLSEERLEEAGADFGKDQASWVTSDVTNEDSVKAAVDHAALAFGGVDIIVNCAGLAISKPVDETTLDDWNLLQNVIVKGQFLVSQAAIRVMRKQALGGDIVNIASKNALFAGPNNIGYGTAKGAQVHMSRLLAAELGPDKIRVNVVNPDAVIVGSKIWEGKWAAGRAKAYGITVEELPAFYAKRTLMNEIILPADIANGVFAFVGGDLSKSTGNILNVDGGVATAFVR from the coding sequence ATGAATATAGTTAGCAAAGAGTTTAAATATGTCGATTATCTGTGGGATGATGAAAAAGCTGCAAAGCTTGAAGGAGATGAAGTAGCACTGTTACTATACCGCTCAAATATGTTGGGTGCCGATCTAAGAGTTACTAATTACGGTGGTGGAAACACCAGTTGCAAAACCATTGAAAAAGACCCGCTTACAGGAGAAGAAACTGAAGTGATGTGGATTAAAGGTTCTGGTGGCGACATTGGAACATTAAAAAGAAGCGGACTTGCAGGTCTTTACCAAAACAGATTACACGATCTTAAAAAAATATATCGTGGTTTAGAACACGAAGACGAAATGGTGGCATTGTTTAACCACTGTATCTACGATCTTGATTCTAAAGCACCATCAATCGATACTCCGCTTCACGGCTTTTTACCTTTTAAGCATATTGATCACTTGCACCCTGATGCATTAATCGCGATTGCAGCATCAAAAGATAGCAAGAAAATTACTGACGAGTTATTCGAAGGAACAATGGGTTGGGTGCCTTGGCAACGTCCGGGTTTTGACTTAGGATTAAAACTCGCTGCTTGTTTAGAAGAAAATCCGGGAATAAGAGGTATTGTATTAGAAAACCACGGTTTATTTACTTGGGGTGATACTGCCTACGAGTGCTACATAAACAGCCTTGAGGTAATTGAAAAAGCTTCATCATACCTTGAAGAAAGCATAAAAGGTAAGCCAGTTTTTGGAGGTACTGTTATTGAGTCTTTAAAGCCTGAAAATAGAAAAGCGCAAGCGTCTTCAATTGCGCCATTATTACGTGGACTTTGCTCAAGCGAAAACAGAATGGTAGGTCACTTTACAGATAGCGACCGTGTGTTGGAGTTCATCAACAGTAAAGATTTGGATAAACTAGCTCCAATGGGAACGAGCTGTCCAGACCACTTCTTAAGAACTAAAATTAGACCTTTGGTATTAAATTTTGCAGCAGACGAAGATTTGTCTGATGCAAATGCTATCAAAGAAAAGCTAACGCCTCTTTTCGAAGATTACAGAGCTTACTACAAAGAATATTACGATTCTCACAAAAGAGATAATAGTCCAGCAGTAAGAGATGCGAACCCTGTAGTAATTTTATGGCCGGGTGTAGGTATGTTTACTTTCGCTAAAAACAAGCAAACTGCAAGAGTAGCGAGCGAGTTTTATGTGAACGCCATTAATGTAATGAGAGGTGCTGAAGCAGTTTCGTCTTACACATCTTTGCCATTGCAAGAAGCTTTCGATATTGAGTACTGGTTACTAGAAGAAGCGAAATTGCAACGTATGCCTAAAGAGCAACCATTGTCTAGAAAGGTTGCATTAATCACTGGCGGTGGTGGTGGAATCGGTAAAGCTATTGCCGATAAACTTGCTGCTGAAGGTGCTTGTGTTGTTTTAACCGATTTGAGTGAAGAAAGGTTAGAAGAAGCAGGTGCAGATTTTGGTAAAGACCAAGCTAGCTGGGTAACCTCAGATGTAACAAACGAAGATTCTGTGAAAGCAGCAGTTGACCATGCAGCATTGGCTTTTGGTGGTGTAGACATTATTGTAAACTGTGCAGGACTGGCAATTTCTAAACCAGTTGATGAAACTACACTAGACGACTGGAATCTACTTCAAAATGTAATTGTAAAAGGTCAATTCTTGGTTTCTCAAGCTGCTATTAGAGTAATGCGCAAGCAAGCTTTAGGTGGCGATATTGTAAACATAGCGTCTAAAAATGCCTTGTTTGCTGGCCCTAACAACATCGGTTATGGAACAGCTAAAGGTGCTCAGGTTCACATGTCTCGCTTGTTAGCAGCAGAACTTGGTCCAGATAAAATAAGAGTAAATGTAGTGAATCCTGATGCAGTAATTGTTGGCTCAAAAATTTGGGAAGGCAAATGGGCAGCAGGAAGAGCTAAAGCTTACGGAATTACAGTAGAAGAATTACCTGCTTTCTATGCAAAAAGAACACTAATGAATGAAATCATTCTGCCAGCCGATATTGCAAATGGTGTATTTGCTTTTGTTGGAGGTGATCTTTCGAAAAGTACAGGTAATATATTAAATGTTGATGGAGGGGTTGCTACTGCCTTTGTAAGATAA